One genomic window of uncultured Fibrobacter sp. includes the following:
- a CDS encoding futalosine hydrolase, protein MNFPGRDHLFAFATPAEFASFFPEYADTADEFTPDKLIELSDDSGYACILGIGILNFSTNLTFLLGDAKRRGIPISAVFILGVCGAYPGRGIKVLDVVRVDAESVGDMGYQDRDCSFYPFPSSVRATAVEQAPKHLQKLKSVAGLTVNCCTGTEEMGLLRSRMFNADIENMEGAAGISACIAHNMPVFEIRAVCNMASTRDRESWKFNEALEALRQAVFPEII, encoded by the coding sequence ATGAATTTCCCCGGTCGTGACCACTTGTTTGCGTTTGCGACTCCGGCGGAGTTCGCCTCCTTCTTTCCCGAGTATGCCGATACGGCAGACGAGTTTACTCCAGATAAATTAATCGAACTTTCGGATGACAGCGGCTATGCCTGCATTCTGGGCATCGGCATCCTCAATTTTTCGACGAACCTGACTTTCTTGCTAGGGGATGCCAAGCGGCGCGGAATCCCTATTTCTGCCGTGTTTATCCTCGGAGTTTGCGGCGCATATCCTGGCCGCGGAATCAAGGTGCTCGATGTCGTTCGCGTGGATGCCGAATCCGTTGGCGACATGGGGTATCAGGATCGTGACTGCTCCTTTTATCCGTTTCCGAGTTCCGTCCGCGCAACAGCTGTTGAGCAGGCGCCCAAACATCTGCAAAAGCTGAAATCGGTAGCGGGCCTTACGGTAAACTGCTGCACGGGTACCGAAGAAATGGGCCTTTTGCGCTCCAGGATGTTCAATGCCGATATCGAAAACATGGAAGGTGCTGCGGGAATATCGGCCTGCATTGCCCACAATATGCCCGTTTTCGAAATCCGCGCCGTATGCAACATGGCCTCTACCCGTGACCGTGAATCCTGGAAATTCAACGAGGCTCTCGAAGCGTTGCGCCAAGCCGTTTTTCCCGAAATCATCTAA
- a CDS encoding 1-phosphofructokinase family hexose kinase, protein MSQEVLILGLNPAWQRLFYVDKFTPGEVHRIKKVEEYGSGKGINCGLVLRLLGGTPLMMHFLGSEHGSRIFDEISAYGIQQAPVWIKEPTRICTTVVSEGESTELIEPSPDLTEFENEDFIQTLNDYWSSTQSVALCGTFPQGFDVSLLNDLDFTGKKVYVDAIEGIETWLEKGVELLKINMQEYCKLLTRLGLPIVLSSPQFWKMTATAVLERLPIKTLVVTDEDAPVRAFRLVEKKFQGVQIQPPQIQVNNRIGAGDSFFAGWLYADGVGMEFEKCLIKATAVATARCEVDRPCNLKVERVAELETSLADAVEKLE, encoded by the coding sequence ATGTCGCAGGAAGTTCTGATTCTCGGGCTTAATCCCGCTTGGCAGCGCTTGTTCTATGTGGACAAGTTTACGCCGGGCGAGGTTCACCGCATCAAGAAGGTCGAAGAGTACGGTTCCGGCAAGGGAATCAACTGCGGCCTGGTGCTCCGTCTTTTGGGCGGAACGCCTCTGATGATGCATTTCCTGGGCTCGGAGCATGGGTCGAGAATCTTCGATGAAATCTCCGCCTATGGAATCCAGCAGGCTCCCGTGTGGATTAAGGAACCTACTCGCATCTGCACGACTGTCGTGAGCGAAGGCGAGTCGACGGAACTGATTGAACCGTCTCCGGACCTTACGGAATTCGAGAACGAAGACTTTATCCAGACGCTAAACGATTACTGGAGCTCTACGCAGAGCGTGGCCTTGTGCGGTACGTTCCCGCAGGGCTTCGATGTTTCCCTGTTGAACGACCTCGACTTTACGGGGAAGAAAGTTTACGTGGATGCCATCGAAGGGATTGAAACCTGGCTCGAGAAGGGCGTGGAACTGCTGAAAATCAATATGCAGGAATACTGCAAGCTGCTCACGCGTCTCGGTCTTCCCATTGTTCTTTCGAGTCCGCAGTTCTGGAAGATGACGGCGACTGCCGTGCTGGAACGCCTCCCGATAAAGACGCTTGTTGTCACGGACGAAGACGCTCCGGTCAGGGCTTTCCGCCTGGTCGAAAAGAAATTCCAGGGCGTGCAGATCCAGCCCCCGCAGATTCAGGTCAATAACCGCATTGGCGCGGGCGATTCCTTCTTTGCCGGTTGGCTCTATGCCGACGGTGTAGGGATGGAATTTGAAAAGTGTCTAATCAAGGCGACTGCCGTGGCGACCGCCCGTTGCGAAGTGGACCGCCCCTGCAACCTCAAGGTGGAACGCGTCGCTGAACTTGAAACATCCCTGGCCGATGCGGTCGAAAAACTGGAGTAA
- the tyrS gene encoding tyrosine--tRNA ligase, with the protein MQGYDSVAINSDVELGGTDQKFNVLRGRDLQLFEGMEPQIGLFMPILLGTDGKVKMSKSIGNYVGLNEPADVMYHKIYSLADSIVENWFELLTNIPLAEIKQMMADIAAGKMNPNDAKHRLAIDIVTQYYGAEAAEAAAAKEREIHSGNAIPSDAAECSVDAGTYGALDLLVNIKAFASKGEARRMVQNGGVKIGGEKLADPQAQIEIKGADQLVVQVGKRKFFKVNF; encoded by the coding sequence TGATGCAGGGCTACGATTCCGTCGCCATCAACAGCGACGTGGAACTCGGCGGCACCGACCAGAAGTTCAACGTGCTTCGCGGTCGCGACTTGCAGCTTTTCGAAGGCATGGAACCGCAGATCGGTCTTTTCATGCCGATTCTTCTTGGTACCGACGGCAAGGTCAAGATGAGTAAGTCCATCGGCAACTACGTGGGCCTTAATGAACCTGCCGATGTGATGTACCACAAGATTTATAGCCTCGCCGACAGTATCGTCGAAAACTGGTTCGAACTTCTCACCAACATCCCGCTTGCAGAAATCAAGCAGATGATGGCAGATATCGCCGCTGGCAAGATGAACCCGAACGACGCAAAGCATCGCCTCGCCATCGACATCGTGACGCAGTATTACGGCGCCGAAGCCGCCGAGGCCGCTGCCGCCAAGGAACGCGAAATCCATAGCGGTAACGCCATTCCGAGTGACGCCGCTGAATGTAGCGTTGATGCTGGCACGTACGGTGCCCTCGACCTGCTCGTGAACATTAAGGCCTTTGCATCTAAGGGCGAAGCCCGCCGCATGGTCCAGAATGGCGGTGTGAAGATTGGTGGCGAAAAGCTTGCCGATCCGCAGGCCCAGATCGAAATCAAGGGCGCAGACCAGTTGGTCGTCCAGGTGGGCAAGCGCAAGTTCTTCAAGGTCAATTTCTAG